The following coding sequences are from one Bombus terrestris chromosome 14, iyBomTerr1.2, whole genome shotgun sequence window:
- the LOC100646317 gene encoding neogenin isoform X4 gives MEPRILPIPLALLTFIVLANAGGLYFTIEPQDVVVEHGSPARLDCEAKSDFGKPSIQWRTDDGQPINFIGDSYRSQLANGSLYINSVYGSSLELTGSYQCLASVDDVGAIVSRTATIKIASSPVFEREPQDTMVYPGQIAYLSCTPLTSSSSLTIQWFKDEHPLLPDDRMTILPSGALEIDDVNIQDIGSYSCNVSNYGQQRSSNKAQLGLLTSDIGQESTPPVFIAKPLQQIAIEESTVTLECAANGYPKPSILWLKDGVAIDLASFQSRYSRVAASSLVISNVQEIDDGSYQCRAENEVETLDAAADLIVQVPPRFIRKPEDKVASENQDLEFECEIYGKPEPKITWLKNGERITLSAYWQIVNGYNLRINGLLPIDAGIFQCIGTNSAGSVRAAARLTINQPNDTDSLESIEGSVPSAPRNLSHVIVTARFVTLRWQEPENRNGEILNYYIYYKQEGAQRERVTHRQQKLEAVIQGLQPSMTYQFRVVAVNERGMSGMSSEILQVTTLTEVNVPGPPLNLEGHATSSVSIALSWEKPQVVNGKISKYIITFVEGNNEDITRETTSTMHELVDLVPYTEYSIKVQAVNENGPGVFSRDIVVRTYSAQPTQPPHNVTVEPVSPTSIIIRWEPPLEGQNGIVTGYKIRYRRYDRSPQPVTITTEGNQRSRVLTGLEKHVVYQVRICALNVNGTGPWSEWIQIETYETESDENRVPNTPSNLRTKVMSDYIQVFWNPPKDQSIKVKGYKLGWGKGVPDVEVRLLDGKERSFTIDQLEPITEYVISLRATNDAGDGQPAYANVRTTERSVSEFSVPLLPPVGLKAAVLSDTTVVLYWTDTTLSKTQFVTDNRYYVARYTSHHHSSNPRYKYHNATDLNCMINDLKPNTIYEFAVKLVKGKRESLWSMVVTNQTQEAAPSSAPRDLMIQSIGDRPTSVLVRWQPPKQPNGPITGYITFYSIDNTKWDRDWLLEAVVGDKTECIVKGLQPSTTYYFKIQARNSKGYGPFSTTVPFKTPQSSGMDVYDELHDRDGSGLSNIFIYIIVACSIVLITGTAVVIVVICCKRNPDSPDRKKGYMKDTNQKTNIKPPDLWIHHDQMELKALEKSSINGEASTSGVASNTLPRSNNQDYNQENVHGNSSSLDKRTYVPSYMGNTDEKCSTLSRQHSRGSHKPKLITLPVDSASLHQPIATATPIVNTSMSQPTIHTSCSDTPSVRQNYPRTVAQYSLSRAHITLEPTPESSPDSCNISTSYEPMQSQQLSYGTSGQSYSGNTQYASGHYSNNNQPSSVGGGVDGGSGSKRMQGHPLKSFSVPAPPPQSAPSTPAQQKHGVSQVTVRPTMSGSPYKKPQSSTQLAKNRLASVSNPVHTSEEVERLKPSYSTEELNQEMANLEGLMKDLNAITASEFEC, from the exons ATGGAGCCGCGTATTCTTCCTATCCCGTTGGCTTTGTTGACATTCATCGTATTGG CTAATGCAGGTGGATTGTATTTTACTATCGAGCCACAAGATGTAGTGGTTGAACATGGAAGTCCTGCTAGATTAGATTGTGAAGCAAAAAGTGATTTTGGAAAACCCAGTATACAGTGGAGAACTGACGATGGACAACCGATTAATTTTATTGGAGATAGTTACCG atcTCAATTAGCTAATGGATCTTTGTATATAAATAGTGTTTATGGCAGTAGTCTGGAATTGACTGGAAGCTATCAATGTTTAGCTTCTGTAGATGATGTTGGGGCTATTGTTTCTCGAACTGCCACAATTAAAATTGCAA GTTCGCCAGTATTTGAAAGAGAACCTCAAGATACTATGGTTTATCCAGGACAAATTGCATATTTAAGTTGTACACCTCTCACATCCTCCAGTTCATTGACTATACAATGGTTCAAAGATGAACATCCATTGCTGCCTGATGATAGAATGACAATTTTGCCATCAGGTGCATTAGAAATTGATGATGTTAATATACAAGATATTGGATCATACAGCTGTAATGTTAGTAATTATGGACAACAAAGATCCAGTAATAAAGCACAATTAGGATTGCTAACAAGTGATATTG GTCAAGAAAGTACTCCACCAGTCTTTATTGCTAAGCCATTACAACAAATAGCTATTGAAGAATCAACAGTCACACTTGAGTGTGCTGCCAATGGCTACCCAAAACCAAGTATACTTTGGTTGAAAGATGGTGTTGCCATTGATTTAGCATCTTTTCAATCTAG gTACAGTAGAGTTGCTGCTTCCAGTCTTGTGATCAGTAATGTTCAAGAAATAGATGATGGTTCTTATCAATGTCGTGCAGAAAATGAAGTTGAAACATTAGATGCAGCTGCTGATTTAATTGTACAAG TTCCACCAAGATTTATTAGAAAGCCAGAAGATAAGGTAGCTAGTGAAAATCAAGATTTAGAATTTGAATGTGAAATTTATGGGAAGCCAGAACCGAAAATTACATGGCTCAAAAATGGCGAACGTATTACCTTAAGTGCATACTGGCAAATTGTGAATGG ttACAATCTTAGAATTAACGGCCTACTACCGATAGATGCTGGAATTTTCCAATGCATAGGAACAAATTCTGCTGGAAGTGTACGAGCTGCAGCACGTTTAACAATTAATCAGCCTA ATGACACAGACAGCTTGGAATCGATAGAAGGAAGTGTCCCGTCAGCACCAAGGAATTTAAGTCACGTCATTGTCACTGCTAGATTCGTAACTTTACGGTGGCAAGAACCCGAGAATAGAAATGGAGAGATTTtaaattactatatttattacaaacaagAAGGTGCTCAAAG AGAACGAGTTACTCATAGGCAACAAAAATTAGAGGCAGTAATACAGGGTTTACAACCAAGTATGACGTATCAATTTCGAGTAGTCGCCGTGAATGAAAGAGGGATGTCCGGAATGTCCAGTGAAATATTACAAGTTACCACACTTACTGAG GTCAATGTCCCTGGACCTCCACTAAATTTAGAGGGACATGCTACAAGCAGTGTGAGCATTGCGTTATCTTGGGAAAAGCCACAAGTAGTCAAtggaaaaatttctaaataCATAATTACATTTGTAGAG GGTAACAATGAGGACATAACGCGTGAAACTACTAGTACGATGCACGAATTAGTAGATCTCGTGCCTTATACGGAATATAGTATTAAAGTTCAGGCTGTAAACGAGAATGGTCCTGGCGTGTTTAGTAGAGATATCGTAGTTCGGACTTATAGTGCACAACCTACTCAACCACCACACAATGTTACAGTAGAACCAGTTAGTCCTACA AGCATTATAATAAGATGGGAACCGCCACTCGAAGGACAAAATGGAATTGTCACTGGTTATAAAATTCGTTATCGTCGTTACGATCGCAGTCCACAGCCGGTAACTATAACAACTGAAGGAAATCAACGTTCACGAGTACTCACTGGACTTGAAAAACATGTTGTTTATCAAGTTCGTATATGTGCCTTAAACGTTAATGGAACTGGACCTTGGTCAGAATGGATACAGATAGAAACATACGAAACCGAATCTGATGAAAACCGAGTGCCAAATACACCCAGCAACTTAAGAA CAAAAGTAATGTCTGATTATATACAAGTTTTTTGGAATCCACCGAAAGATCAAAGTATTAAAGTAAAGGGATATAAACTTGGATGGGGAAAGGGAGTCCCTGATGTTGAAGTTCGACTTCTTGATGGAAAAGAACGGTCTTTTACCATAGATCAATTGG AACCAATCACTGAGTATGTTATATCACTAAGAGCAACGAATGATGCTGGCGATGGTCAACCAGCATATGCAAACGTAAGAACTACGGAACGTTCTGTGTCTGAATTTTCTGTGCCTTTACTACCGCCTGTTGGTCTTAAAGCCGCTGTTCTGTCTGACACTACAGTCGTACTATACTGGACTGATACAACCTTGTCAAAAACTCAA TTCGTAACGGATAATCGATATTAcgtagcacgttatacgtcacatcatCATAGCAGCAACCCTcgttataaatatcataatgcAACTGATCTTAATTGCATGATAAATGATTTAAAACCCAATACAATATATGAATTTGCAGTCAAGCTTGTTAag GGAAAACGAGAATCGTTATGGAGTATGGTTGTTACGAATCAAACTCAAGAAGCTGCACCTAGTTCTGCGCCCAGGGATCTGATGATTCAGAGTATCGGAGACCGTCCAACTTCAGTTTTAGTGCGTTGGCAACCTCCTAAACAACCAAATGGACCAATTACAG gatatattactttttattcaaTTGATAATACGAAATGGGATCGCGATTGGTTATTGGAAGCTGTAGTTGGAGATAAAACTGAGTGCATTGTGAAGGGCCTCCAACCAAGTACAACCTACTACTTCAAAATCCAAGCACGGAATTCAAAAGGATATGGTCCTTTTTCTACAACTGTTCCATTCAAGACGCCTCAAA GCAGTGGTATGGATGTCTATGATGAATTGCATGATCGAG ATGGAAGTGGactttcaaatatattcatCTACATTATTGTGGCTTGTTCTATTGTTCTTATCACTGGAACAGCAGTGGTGATCGTGGTTATATGTTGCAAGCGCAATCCAGATTCGCCTGATAGGAAGAAAgg ATACATGAAAGACACAAATCAAAAAACAAACATTAAACCACCCGATTTGTGGATTCATCATGATCAAATGGAATTGAAAGCTCTTGAGAAATCTTCAATAAATGGAGAGGCATCTACTAGTGGTGTTGCTAGTAATACCTTACCTAGGTCAAATAACCAGGATTATAATCAAGAGAATGTACATGGAAATTCTAGTTCATTGGATAAACGTACTTACGTACCAAGTTACATGG GTAACACTGATGAGAAGTGCTCAACCCTGAGTAGACAACATAGTCGAGGAAGCCATAAACCTAAACTCATTACACTTCCCGTTGACAGTGCATCTTTACATCAAC CTATAGCGACGGCCACACCGATCGTAAATACAAGCATGTCACAACCAACAATTCATACGTCGTGTAGTGATACGCCATCCGTGAGACAGAATTATCCTCGAACTGTAGCACAATACAGTTTAAGTCGAGCACACATTACTTTAGAACCAACACCGGAATCGAGTCCAGACTCTTGTAATATTTCAACTTCGTATGAACCAATGCAAAGTCAA cAATTATCATATGGTACAAGTGGTCAGTCCTATAGTGGAAATACTCAATACGCTTCAGGACACTATAGCAATAATAATCAACCATCAAGTGTAGGTGGTGGAGTTGATGGTGGTAGCGGTAGTAAAAGGATGCAGGGACATCCTTTGAAAAGTTTTAGCGTGCCAGCACCTCCACCTCAGTCTGCACCTTCAACACCAGCCCAACAAAAACACGGCG TTTCTCAAGTAACAGTAAGACCTACAATGTCTGGAAGTCCATACAAGAAACCACAAAGTTCTACACAGTTAGCAAAGAATCGATTAGCCTCAGTTTCGAATCCGGTGCATACTTCGGAAGAAGTTGAACGGTTAAAG ccTTCTTACAGTACAGAAGAATTAAATCAAGAGATGGCTAATTTAGAAGGCCTTATGAAAGACCTAAATGCCATAACAGCATCTGAATTTGAGTGCTAG
- the LOC100646317 gene encoding neogenin isoform X2: MEPRILPIPLALLTFIVLANAGGLYFTIEPQDVVVEHGSPARLDCEAKSDFGKPSIQWRTDDGQPINFIGDSYRSQLANGSLYINSVYGSSLELTGSYQCLASVDDVGAIVSRTATIKIASSPVFEREPQDTMVYPGQIAYLSCTPLTSSSSLTIQWFKDEHPLLPDDRMTILPSGALEIDDVNIQDIGSYSCNVSNYGQQRSSNKAQLGLLTSDIGQESTPPVFIAKPLQQIAIEESTVTLECAANGYPKPSILWLKDGVAIDLASFQSRYSRVAASSLVISNVQEIDDGSYQCRAENEVETLDAAADLIVQVPPRFIRKPEDKVASENQDLEFECEIYGKPEPKITWLKNGERITLSAYWQIVNGYNLRINGLLPIDAGIFQCIGTNSAGSVRAAARLTINQPKKANPHKSTTPKTVPKKKLLLHRQLYNKTWQHPSTLLGHTMSAFTPNPPLSIGPSDDPADLPGSVKFPNSLYDPKSHFVDDTDSLESIEGSVPSAPRNLSHVIVTARFVTLRWQEPENRNGEILNYYIYYKQEGAQRERVTHRQQKLEAVIQGLQPSMTYQFRVVAVNERGMSGMSSEILQVTTLTEVNVPGPPLNLEGHATSSVSIALSWEKPQVVNGKISKYIITFVEGNNEDITRETTSTMHELVDLVPYTEYSIKVQAVNENGPGVFSRDIVVRTYSAQPTQPPHNVTVEPVSPTSIIIRWEPPLEGQNGIVTGYKIRYRRYDRSPQPVTITTEGNQRSRVLTGLEKHVVYQVRICALNVNGTGPWSEWIQIETYETESDENRVPNTPSNLRTKVMSDYIQVFWNPPKDQSIKVKGYKLGWGKGVPDVEVRLLDGKERSFTIDQLEPITEYVISLRATNDAGDGQPAYANVRTTERSVSEFSVPLLPPVGLKAAVLSDTTVVLYWTDTTLSKTQFVTDNRYYVARYTSHHHSSNPRYKYHNATDLNCMINDLKPNTIYEFAVKLVKGKRESLWSMVVTNQTQEAAPSSAPRDLMIQSIGDRPTSVLVRWQPPKQPNGPITGYITFYSIDNTKWDRDWLLEAVVGDKTECIVKGLQPSTTYYFKIQARNSKGYGPFSTTVPFKTPQNGSGLSNIFIYIIVACSIVLITGTAVVIVVICCKRNPDSPDRKKGYMKDTNQKTNIKPPDLWIHHDQMELKALEKSSINGEASTSGVASNTLPRSNNQDYNQENVHGNSSSLDKRTYVPSYMGNTDEKCSTLSRQHSRGSHKPKLITLPVDSASLHQPIATATPIVNTSMSQPTIHTSCSDTPSVRQNYPRTVAQYSLSRAHITLEPTPESSPDSCNISTSYEPMQSQQLSYGTSGQSYSGNTQYASGHYSNNNQPSSVGGGVDGGSGSKRMQGHPLKSFSVPAPPPQSAPSTPAQQKHGVSQVTVRPTMSGSPYKKPQSSTQLAKNRLASVSNPVHTSEEVERLKPSYSTEELNQEMANLEGLMKDLNAITASEFEC; the protein is encoded by the exons ATGGAGCCGCGTATTCTTCCTATCCCGTTGGCTTTGTTGACATTCATCGTATTGG CTAATGCAGGTGGATTGTATTTTACTATCGAGCCACAAGATGTAGTGGTTGAACATGGAAGTCCTGCTAGATTAGATTGTGAAGCAAAAAGTGATTTTGGAAAACCCAGTATACAGTGGAGAACTGACGATGGACAACCGATTAATTTTATTGGAGATAGTTACCG atcTCAATTAGCTAATGGATCTTTGTATATAAATAGTGTTTATGGCAGTAGTCTGGAATTGACTGGAAGCTATCAATGTTTAGCTTCTGTAGATGATGTTGGGGCTATTGTTTCTCGAACTGCCACAATTAAAATTGCAA GTTCGCCAGTATTTGAAAGAGAACCTCAAGATACTATGGTTTATCCAGGACAAATTGCATATTTAAGTTGTACACCTCTCACATCCTCCAGTTCATTGACTATACAATGGTTCAAAGATGAACATCCATTGCTGCCTGATGATAGAATGACAATTTTGCCATCAGGTGCATTAGAAATTGATGATGTTAATATACAAGATATTGGATCATACAGCTGTAATGTTAGTAATTATGGACAACAAAGATCCAGTAATAAAGCACAATTAGGATTGCTAACAAGTGATATTG GTCAAGAAAGTACTCCACCAGTCTTTATTGCTAAGCCATTACAACAAATAGCTATTGAAGAATCAACAGTCACACTTGAGTGTGCTGCCAATGGCTACCCAAAACCAAGTATACTTTGGTTGAAAGATGGTGTTGCCATTGATTTAGCATCTTTTCAATCTAG gTACAGTAGAGTTGCTGCTTCCAGTCTTGTGATCAGTAATGTTCAAGAAATAGATGATGGTTCTTATCAATGTCGTGCAGAAAATGAAGTTGAAACATTAGATGCAGCTGCTGATTTAATTGTACAAG TTCCACCAAGATTTATTAGAAAGCCAGAAGATAAGGTAGCTAGTGAAAATCAAGATTTAGAATTTGAATGTGAAATTTATGGGAAGCCAGAACCGAAAATTACATGGCTCAAAAATGGCGAACGTATTACCTTAAGTGCATACTGGCAAATTGTGAATGG ttACAATCTTAGAATTAACGGCCTACTACCGATAGATGCTGGAATTTTCCAATGCATAGGAACAAATTCTGCTGGAAGTGTACGAGCTGCAGCACGTTTAACAATTAATCAGCCTA AAAAGGCAAATCCCCATAAATCAACTACCCCAAAGACAGTTCCTAAAAAGAAGTTACTATTGCATCGGCAATTGTATAATAAAACGTGGCAGCACCCAAGTACCCTTTTAGGTCACACAATGTCTGCATTTACCCCCAATCCACCGCTTTCCATTGGTCCCTCTGATGACCCTGCAGATCTGCCTGGATCTGTTAAATTTCCTAATTCCCTTTACGACCCAAAATCCCATTTTGTAGATGACACAGACAGCTTGGAATCGATAGAAGGAAGTGTCCCGTCAGCACCAAGGAATTTAAGTCACGTCATTGTCACTGCTAGATTCGTAACTTTACGGTGGCAAGAACCCGAGAATAGAAATGGAGAGATTTtaaattactatatttattacaaacaagAAGGTGCTCAAAG AGAACGAGTTACTCATAGGCAACAAAAATTAGAGGCAGTAATACAGGGTTTACAACCAAGTATGACGTATCAATTTCGAGTAGTCGCCGTGAATGAAAGAGGGATGTCCGGAATGTCCAGTGAAATATTACAAGTTACCACACTTACTGAG GTCAATGTCCCTGGACCTCCACTAAATTTAGAGGGACATGCTACAAGCAGTGTGAGCATTGCGTTATCTTGGGAAAAGCCACAAGTAGTCAAtggaaaaatttctaaataCATAATTACATTTGTAGAG GGTAACAATGAGGACATAACGCGTGAAACTACTAGTACGATGCACGAATTAGTAGATCTCGTGCCTTATACGGAATATAGTATTAAAGTTCAGGCTGTAAACGAGAATGGTCCTGGCGTGTTTAGTAGAGATATCGTAGTTCGGACTTATAGTGCACAACCTACTCAACCACCACACAATGTTACAGTAGAACCAGTTAGTCCTACA AGCATTATAATAAGATGGGAACCGCCACTCGAAGGACAAAATGGAATTGTCACTGGTTATAAAATTCGTTATCGTCGTTACGATCGCAGTCCACAGCCGGTAACTATAACAACTGAAGGAAATCAACGTTCACGAGTACTCACTGGACTTGAAAAACATGTTGTTTATCAAGTTCGTATATGTGCCTTAAACGTTAATGGAACTGGACCTTGGTCAGAATGGATACAGATAGAAACATACGAAACCGAATCTGATGAAAACCGAGTGCCAAATACACCCAGCAACTTAAGAA CAAAAGTAATGTCTGATTATATACAAGTTTTTTGGAATCCACCGAAAGATCAAAGTATTAAAGTAAAGGGATATAAACTTGGATGGGGAAAGGGAGTCCCTGATGTTGAAGTTCGACTTCTTGATGGAAAAGAACGGTCTTTTACCATAGATCAATTGG AACCAATCACTGAGTATGTTATATCACTAAGAGCAACGAATGATGCTGGCGATGGTCAACCAGCATATGCAAACGTAAGAACTACGGAACGTTCTGTGTCTGAATTTTCTGTGCCTTTACTACCGCCTGTTGGTCTTAAAGCCGCTGTTCTGTCTGACACTACAGTCGTACTATACTGGACTGATACAACCTTGTCAAAAACTCAA TTCGTAACGGATAATCGATATTAcgtagcacgttatacgtcacatcatCATAGCAGCAACCCTcgttataaatatcataatgcAACTGATCTTAATTGCATGATAAATGATTTAAAACCCAATACAATATATGAATTTGCAGTCAAGCTTGTTAag GGAAAACGAGAATCGTTATGGAGTATGGTTGTTACGAATCAAACTCAAGAAGCTGCACCTAGTTCTGCGCCCAGGGATCTGATGATTCAGAGTATCGGAGACCGTCCAACTTCAGTTTTAGTGCGTTGGCAACCTCCTAAACAACCAAATGGACCAATTACAG gatatattactttttattcaaTTGATAATACGAAATGGGATCGCGATTGGTTATTGGAAGCTGTAGTTGGAGATAAAACTGAGTGCATTGTGAAGGGCCTCCAACCAAGTACAACCTACTACTTCAAAATCCAAGCACGGAATTCAAAAGGATATGGTCCTTTTTCTACAACTGTTCCATTCAAGACGCCTCAAA ATGGAAGTGGactttcaaatatattcatCTACATTATTGTGGCTTGTTCTATTGTTCTTATCACTGGAACAGCAGTGGTGATCGTGGTTATATGTTGCAAGCGCAATCCAGATTCGCCTGATAGGAAGAAAgg ATACATGAAAGACACAAATCAAAAAACAAACATTAAACCACCCGATTTGTGGATTCATCATGATCAAATGGAATTGAAAGCTCTTGAGAAATCTTCAATAAATGGAGAGGCATCTACTAGTGGTGTTGCTAGTAATACCTTACCTAGGTCAAATAACCAGGATTATAATCAAGAGAATGTACATGGAAATTCTAGTTCATTGGATAAACGTACTTACGTACCAAGTTACATGG GTAACACTGATGAGAAGTGCTCAACCCTGAGTAGACAACATAGTCGAGGAAGCCATAAACCTAAACTCATTACACTTCCCGTTGACAGTGCATCTTTACATCAAC CTATAGCGACGGCCACACCGATCGTAAATACAAGCATGTCACAACCAACAATTCATACGTCGTGTAGTGATACGCCATCCGTGAGACAGAATTATCCTCGAACTGTAGCACAATACAGTTTAAGTCGAGCACACATTACTTTAGAACCAACACCGGAATCGAGTCCAGACTCTTGTAATATTTCAACTTCGTATGAACCAATGCAAAGTCAA cAATTATCATATGGTACAAGTGGTCAGTCCTATAGTGGAAATACTCAATACGCTTCAGGACACTATAGCAATAATAATCAACCATCAAGTGTAGGTGGTGGAGTTGATGGTGGTAGCGGTAGTAAAAGGATGCAGGGACATCCTTTGAAAAGTTTTAGCGTGCCAGCACCTCCACCTCAGTCTGCACCTTCAACACCAGCCCAACAAAAACACGGCG TTTCTCAAGTAACAGTAAGACCTACAATGTCTGGAAGTCCATACAAGAAACCACAAAGTTCTACACAGTTAGCAAAGAATCGATTAGCCTCAGTTTCGAATCCGGTGCATACTTCGGAAGAAGTTGAACGGTTAAAG ccTTCTTACAGTACAGAAGAATTAAATCAAGAGATGGCTAATTTAGAAGGCCTTATGAAAGACCTAAATGCCATAACAGCATCTGAATTTGAGTGCTAG